A portion of the Gossypium arboreum isolate Shixiya-1 chromosome 8, ASM2569848v2, whole genome shotgun sequence genome contains these proteins:
- the LOC108468189 gene encoding IRK-interacting protein-like encodes MAVAATASEIFKSKETDNNSNNEVSRKEIEAAIAKAVELRALHAALMLGNSPANLKYPSFSSPVSRPASHFSAQDYPVFTPSYEDEALTGYHTNNHVLSESGTETVLSDYKEEIWGSRKVFSPALPAFESHVCPADDHKSIPDSCANHVTFLRTSPGSTFYKSSRSRRNSLGDFKSLSTCNRCKPAVITTDSDTLVRNIKNSNTVVPLTDSHSSAQPQPKNRGVISWLFPKLKKKHKNESSPAPTESEEVSQIFKDLGMLSIEKLKRELMEAHENRDAALMEVAEMRSSLGQLNQKLEYLETYCEELKKALGQATQTKDSQINEKLGKGKSVNPMPVDEEVMVEGFLQIVSEARLSVKQLCKALVAQMEESDTTLMDNLNLVFQPYKLSLNSKYSKTVLYHLEAIINQSLYQDFENCVFQKNGSPKLLDPQQDRQAQFSSYVALRNLSWNEVVRKGTKYYSEEFSKFCDQKMSLIISTLNWTRPWPEQLLQAFFVAAKCIWLLHLLAFSFSPPLGILRVEENTTFDPQYMEDMLMERQKSHGGSRVKIMVMPGFYVQGRVLRCKVICRYKIVA; translated from the exons ATGGCTGTTGCAGCTACTGCTTCCGAAATCTTTAAAAGCAAAGAGACTGATAATAACAGTAACAACGAAGTTAGCAGGAAAGAGATAGAGGCCGCCATTGCCAAGGCCGTGGAGCTTAGAGCTTTACATGCAGCTTTGATGCTAGGGAACAGCCCTGCAAATCTCAAGTACCCATCTTTTTCATCCCCTGTTTCACGCCCTGCTTCTCACTTCTCAGCTCAGGACTACCCTGTTTTCACTCCT AGTTATGAAGATGAAGCACTAACTGGCTACCATACAAATAACCACGTATTATCTGAAAGTGGCACCGAAACTGTTTTATCAGATTACAAGGAGGAGATTTGGGGTTCAAGGAAAGTATTTTCTCCGGCTTTGCCTGCCTTTGAATCTCATGTATGTCCCGCTGATGATCATAAATCGATTCCCGATTCTTGTGCAAACCACGTCACTTTCCTTCGAACATCGCCCGGATCTACATTTTACAAGTCCAGTAGGAGCAGGCGAAACAGTTTGGGGGATTTCAAGTCTCTCTCAACTTGCAATAGATGCAAGCCCGCTGTTATAACCACCGACTCCGATACCCTGGTTAGGAACATCAAGAATTCCAATACGGTGGTGCCGCTCACCGACTCCCACTCCTCTGCCCAACCGCAGCCCAAGAACCGAGGGGTGATTTCATGGTTATTCCCTAAGTTGAAGAAGAAACACAAGAACGAGAGTTCGCCAGCTCCAACAGAATCCGAGGAAGTTTCGCAAATATTCAAGGACTTGGGCATGTTGTCGATTGAAAAACTGAAGAGAGAGCTGATGGAAGCACATGAGAATAGGGATGCTGCATTGATGGAAGTTGCTGAGATGAGATCTTCATTAGGACAGCTCAACCAGAAGTTGGAGTATCTAGAAACCTATTGTGAAGAGCTGAAGAAAGCCTTGGGGCAAGCAACACAAACAAAGGATTCTCAAATCAATGAAAAGCTCGGGAAAGGGAAATCCGTCAACCCGATGCCGGTGGATGAAGAGGTAATGGTAGAGGGTTTCTTGCAGATAGTATCCGAAGCAAGATTGTCAGTGAAACAGTTGTGCAAGGCACTTGTTGCACAAATGGAAGAGAGTGACACTACTTTAATGGACAACTTGAATTTGGTGTTCCAACCATATAAACTTTCATTGAATTCCAAGTACTCAAAGACGGTATTATACCATTTGGAAGCAATCATAAACCAATCATTGTaccaagattttgagaattgTGTGTTCCAGAAAAACGGGTCCCCAAAGCTGTTGGACCCTCAACAAGATCGCCAAGCCCAGTTTTCCTCCTATGTTGCACTTAGAAACCTCAGCTGGAATGAAGTGGTGAGGAAAGGGACTAAATATTACAGTGAAGAATTCAGTAAGTTTTGTGATCAGAAGATGAGTTTAATCATTTCAACGTTGAATTGGACCAGACCTTGGCCTGAACAGCTGCTTCAAGCTTTCTTCGTTGCAGCTAAATGCATATGGTTGCTTCATTTACTAGCTTTCTCATTCAGTCCACCATTAGGGATTTTAAGGGTTGAAGAAAATACAACCTTTGATCCACAGTACATGGAAGATATGTTGATGGAAAGGCAAAAGTCACATGGAGGGAGTCGGGTTAAGATAATGGTAATGCCAGGATTCTATGTTCAAGGAAGGGTTTTAAGGTGTAAGGTGATATGCAGATATAAAATTGTAGCTTAA